In Besnoitia besnoiti strain Bb-Ger1 chromosome I, whole genome shotgun sequence, the genomic window ACACGACGTAGGTTGATGTGAGGACACGGAACGAAGTTTCGACGACCAACATGCCTGGGTTTAGGTTCTAGGATTCCGAAAAGAGCAGGCAGCACACACAAAGGCAGATGGCAGAAAGCCCGGGCAAGAGAACACTGCAACTACTTTTTAATCGGAAGCAAACATCGGCACTGCGGTTGAGACAGTATAAACCAGGCTACAGGTAGGACAGTGCACGTTCACCGGGAATGCATGTGGTAGTTACGTGCACACACGTCCTGAAAAACGGATTAGGACCAGCCACAGTGCTCGGATACACCAAAATGCGCAGTAGGCTGGGACTGAAGACGACTGAGAACCGCGTGCACCCACCGCCCTGCCGGCGATGCGAACTGGAAAAAAAATCCGCTTCGAGCCCGCGGACATGCGAGGCAAAACAGACACCCGATTCCTCACGCAGGCAGCTGAAATCCACGGTCCCCAACACACACATTCTGTTTACTCGATATTTATATTCCCACTGTCTAGCCAGCAGAGTGCCCGTATACGGTGGTACAGCCAGGTTcatcgacgcgcgcggcgacgcgctggcaTCCACCTGCATCTGTTCGAATCCCCCACACTGCAAAGGTTTATCTGCTGCCCAAAGGTCTGAAATGTTCGTCCGTACGCCCTTCTGCCACGAGACGCAGTCATGAGGCGGAAGCGCTCCCATGCGAGCCTGGCATCTCATCAGCTCGCCGTTCTCTGTCGAGGCCCGCAGTCGTCCAGTAGCGACAGCCGACATGCATGAGGCTGACTGTTGCCTAATATTTTACTTTGAACGTCGAAACCTGTATTTGCATTAGCAAATTTAAACGTCCAAAGGAAGTTGACTACGGCATACGATCGacggcacacacacacccaTGTAGACTAATCACTACTCGACCGCGACGAAAAGATTCCTCAGCAGGGGCTGCCTTTCTTGGAATCTctcccaggctggttttgCCCTCTCCGTTCGCAGAGTCTTCAAAAGGCAAGGACTACTTTCCCGTACTTTCTTAACCACCGCCAAAACGGCGCACACATGTGCACACGACATGAGCGGACATCGAGCTCTTAGCTGCGTATCTCAGACTTACGTATCGACAAAAATCGCATCGGCTCATCACCACTATGTTGGAGCGCGTACCACTACCATTTGAGAAAGTGAGCAGAGTTTTCGTGTTGCCGTCAACCGAAACCCTCGCCAGTTCTCCGTTGACACGTATCCAGAAATGCCGAAGCGCTGCAGAAAACGAATTGCCAAGCGTTCTCCTCTGAATTGCCCGGTGGAGGCGCGAAGTTACCCGCAGCTCTCACCAAACTTTCCCGTTTTTCTCCACTTTCAGTCCAAGGCTTCTGTGGAAGAATCTCTCAAACTCATCATACGCGAGGAACGCTTTGCTGCCCGTATACAAAGCAAGAGTCTTCATCTTTCTGGCATGCGCACGCTCGGCGTCGTcatctctttttcttcctctccctcgtgcGTCGTTGATGTGGCTCTCTTCCGTACTCAGAACGGGCGacccttctcgcgctgcaaGCGAAATCATGTGCTGAATCTCATCGTCGGACAAAGCAAGACTGATCGCTCTAGCAACCTCAGCTATATCAGAAACAGTCACAAACGGCTTCGCGTACGCTGCGCAGCTATCCCCCCCCTTACTCGACTGCGGAGAGGCCCTTTGAGATGCCTGACGACCGTCTACAGCCCTCCTTGCCGCCTCGTCATCGGCCAGATGACGATGACTGCGTTCGGAGACCGTCGAGGAGGGTAATGGTGCAGCGCAACGGTTGCCGTTCCCTGCAGACGACCCTTCCATCTCTTGTGCTCCTTCGCTGACAGAAGTCCCAACAGCCGCCGAggaaggagggcgagaaggctgGAGCTTCGCTTGCTCTTCTCGCTGGGCCTGCTGAAGAAGCTCTGCGAGCTTTCCTCCTCCCGGACGGTCACGGACCCTTCCTCTCCCACCTGTGGCTCTTCCCCCTCGTTCGTCTCCGTTCTCACCGAAAGAtgaagaggacgccggcgacgcgacaGCGCGCGTTAGCACCTGCCAGATGTAGACGCATGCGTCTTGCAATTTTTCCCGCTTCCAGAGACGAACTGCTGTtgaggccgcctcgcgctccacgGCTCGCTGCTGACTCttcagcagcgccttcttTTGTCGGACCACTTCGCGCGTTTCGTGTCGGTCTCGCTGACTCCCGCGCGTCGACTCATcagcgccgctctcgcctctgcacaCAGGTTGCGCGGCCGAGACCGTCATCGCAGACTCCCGCCCatctctcgcctcgcctttctTCACGCAATTGCCAGTTTGTGTGCGTCGCGACCCCGAAGACTTTGCCGAAGGCCTGCTCGCcgttctgcctcctctctttcgccgccgccctttGGTTGCGCGGCGCTCAGGCTCGAGGTCGCTGGACGCTGGGGAGCTCGAAAAACTTTCTTGCTCCAGCGACGAACAGGGACTGTCACTTACTTCCTCGGAACTCGCTTGGTTCTCTTTCCCTCCTACTCCATCCTCTCcgttccgcttcttcgcccgcctcttccgcttccgcctcccGCTCTCGGGCTCGAAATCGGAGTCCGCAGCATCGgatggcgacggcgaagagatGAACATCACTCCATCGTCGCACGCACTGAGCTGGAGAGCCCGCGGGGGGATGCCGCCTCTCTGGGCTTGCACGTTCGTTTCGTCTCCTTTTCCTTCGGTGACCGGCTTCCCTCGGATGCCCACGTTGTTCGTACTACACTTACGAAGGAGGTCTCCGCCTTCcgtgctcgcctcgcccATTAGTCTTTCCTGTCTTTGCTTCGattccgctgtctccgtcaCAGTCTCTTCCGGACTCCTGAGGCCTCTCGTCCTGTCCG contains:
- a CDS encoding ubiquitin interaction motif domain-containing protein (encoded by transcript BESB_000940), which produces MEEEGATSGRGKDVPSSRSEKAESGHDSEPQGGIQLTEERRGCPDCSERQARARGRSRKRNRRGAAALSPESSASEGEERRRTRKGERRRGEKTRRGHPDAVVISDEEEDEQLQLALALSASMQDSCEGAPNLTADRARDAVDIGDAEGVESTGVAGTERRCKGADITDAERSASASCSGEPCRGDVLGKLHDPRLPAESDGSAAHIEGEADEVDEEPGWDWRRRRGEEEARRRRESRAEKGKKENICSRGEALSDDGRCVQTARGERRRDKESRETPLKSRQSSSKIAAESGDRQTDRLSNGSEGALLMKTDFSNDLKMLEQEVEDDENEDLQLALALSMSEQHDAYNECREQFHTASSSDKNAEATSCALLQSASSSASSGAPRNAHGSAGRDVSHRTEFFHSSSSSSAAAPARRFSPKGEPAEASLSAGSSPKNTEVCAFGGLSHRGATKGNDEAHSSAVVSSAGSASALANQKKISGESDDGGFSAGEARLQRVRGEEAEIGDEQEGRADRTRGLRSPEETVTETAESKQRQERLMGEASTEGGDLLRKCSTNNVGIRGKPVTEGKGDETNVQAQRGGIPPRALQLSACDDGVMFISSPSPSDAADSDFEPESGRRKRKRRAKKRNGEDGVGGKENQASSEEVSDSPCSSLEQESFSSSPASSDLEPERRATKGRRRKRGGRTASRPSAKSSGSRRTQTGNCVKKGEARDGRESAMTVSAAQPVCRGESGADESTRGSQRDRHETREVVRQKKALLKSQQRAVEREAASTAVRLWKREKLQDACVYIWQVLTRAVASPASSSSFGENGDERGGRATGGRGRVRDRPGGGKLAELLQQAQREEQAKLQPSRPPSSAAVGTSVSEGAQEMEGSSAGNGNRCAAPLPSSTVSERSHRHLADDEAARRAVDGRQASQRASPQSSKGGDSCAAYAKPFVTVSDIAEVARAISLALSDDEIQHMISLAAREGSPVLSTEESHINDARGRGRKRDDDAERAHARKMKTLALYTGSKAFLAYDEFERFFHRSLGLKVEKNGKVW